Proteins from one Pirellulales bacterium genomic window:
- a CDS encoding AAA family ATPase yields the protein MGYYREKKVGDPKWIAGDEEHDAALAKSGVTVDALSRVSGRPTSWLVENVIADEAVTVVAGEPGAGKTFIGCQIAADVARELEHRVVLATAGDERPELLRWRLDQAEGDARRVALAALEPTGFYDRRRKPSDDILDERMAILYHTLQGAGDPTSGILPAQINLDRDDLPSPRAARLLVIDDVDGWFGKPGNMLSAAALARVIQRLNELARSLRLAIVVLVRMQLSVEGRITTRQLSRLSQAASVVWTVVKDREGARETRSDGETEGSGGRGGIANCELQNANCKLDQGPHPNPLPEGEGTRGNPKSKIENPKSPPPAYSQSARRWFLPVKNNLAPDAAAPGRSFELVDGRIRWHCDDPAPELAEALLPSAHNSDRRRVRNAAMAWIKEALAAGPMPSDELYQEGMKNGFSKGTLLRAAAELGIHSHKTGFSGGWEMRWVPPVAASQGTTLRAKPWELRVVGEGERGRRSDGGKEGRREESEAASCAPSMEHEELETASCAPSMEREELEAASCASSMEHEESGAARCDRPDKPPNWHEVVVDALREAC from the coding sequence ATGGGCTACTATCGCGAGAAAAAAGTCGGCGATCCGAAGTGGATCGCGGGAGATGAAGAGCACGATGCGGCCTTGGCCAAAAGCGGCGTGACGGTCGATGCGCTCAGCCGAGTGAGCGGCCGGCCGACAAGCTGGCTGGTCGAAAATGTGATCGCCGACGAGGCGGTCACCGTCGTGGCCGGCGAACCGGGAGCGGGCAAAACCTTCATCGGCTGCCAAATCGCCGCCGATGTCGCCCGTGAGCTGGAACATCGTGTGGTGCTGGCCACCGCCGGCGATGAGCGGCCGGAGCTGCTGCGCTGGCGGCTCGATCAGGCCGAAGGCGACGCCCGACGCGTGGCGCTCGCCGCGCTCGAACCGACGGGGTTTTACGACCGGCGGCGGAAACCGAGCGACGACATCCTCGACGAGCGGATGGCGATTCTCTACCACACGCTCCAAGGGGCGGGCGACCCAACGAGCGGCATCCTGCCGGCCCAGATCAACCTCGACCGTGATGACCTTCCATCACCTCGGGCCGCCCGGCTCTTGGTGATCGACGATGTCGACGGCTGGTTCGGCAAGCCCGGCAATATGCTTTCTGCCGCCGCCCTGGCCCGCGTGATCCAGCGGCTGAACGAGCTGGCCCGCTCGCTGCGCCTGGCGATCGTCGTGCTGGTGCGGATGCAGTTGAGCGTCGAGGGACGCATCACCACGCGGCAGCTCAGCCGGCTGTCGCAGGCGGCCAGCGTGGTGTGGACGGTGGTCAAGGACCGGGAGGGAGCGAGGGAGACACGGAGCGACGGAGAGACGGAGGGCTCAGGAGGAAGGGGGGGAATTGCGAATTGCGAATTGCAAAATGCAAATTGCAAATTGGACCAAGGCCCTCACCCTAACCCTCTCCCGGAGGGAGAGGGAACACGTGGCAATCCAAAATCCAAAATCGAAAATCCAAAATCACCCCCGCCCGCGTATAGCCAAAGCGCCAGGCGGTGGTTCTTGCCGGTGAAGAACAACCTGGCGCCCGATGCGGCGGCGCCGGGACGCTCGTTCGAATTGGTCGATGGGCGCATCCGCTGGCATTGCGACGATCCCGCGCCGGAACTGGCCGAGGCGCTGCTGCCCAGCGCCCATAACAGCGACCGCCGCCGCGTGCGGAATGCGGCGATGGCCTGGATCAAAGAAGCGCTCGCCGCCGGGCCCATGCCCTCCGACGAGTTGTATCAGGAGGGCATGAAGAACGGTTTTTCCAAGGGCACCCTGCTGCGTGCCGCGGCCGAATTGGGAATCCACTCGCATAAGACCGGCTTCAGCGGCGGCTGGGAAATGCGCTGGGTGCCGCCGGTGGCGGCCAGCCAAGGAACGACGCTGAGGGCCAAGCCGTGGGAGCTCAGGGTGGTCGGGGAGGGAGAGAGGGGGAGACGGAGCGACGGAGGGAAGGAGGGAAGGAGAGAGGAATCGGAGGCGGCGAGTTGCGCACCTTCGATGGAACACGAGGAATTGGAGACGGCGAGTTGCGCACCTTCGATGGAACGCGAGGAATTGGAGGCGGCGAGTTGCGCGTCTTCGATGGAACACGAGGAATCAGGGGCGGCGCGTTGCGACCGACCCGACAAGCCGCCAAACTGGCACGAAGTGGTGGTCGATGCCCTGCGCGAAGCGTGCTGA
- a CDS encoding HNH endonuclease signature motif containing protein: MNPHYPAVAERAGHRCEYCRAPEAVFNFPFEVEHIIPPGAGGADADLNLALACRACNICKSNHTREADPDSHLLADLFHPRRQRWEDHFGVDEQGMIFGKTPSGRATVARLQMNSAHQSTARRHWIRLEVYP, from the coding sequence GTGAATCCGCACTACCCTGCCGTTGCCGAGCGGGCTGGTCACCGTTGTGAATACTGCCGCGCGCCCGAGGCTGTCTTCAACTTTCCGTTTGAGGTCGAACACATCATCCCGCCCGGGGCCGGTGGCGCGGACGCCGATTTGAACTTGGCACTGGCCTGTCGCGCGTGCAACATTTGCAAGAGCAATCATACCCGGGAAGCCGACCCCGACTCCCACCTGCTGGCCGATCTGTTCCATCCACGGCGGCAACGTTGGGAGGACCACTTCGGCGTCGACGAGCAGGGAATGATTTTTGGCAAGACGCCGAGCGGACGGGCGACCGTCGCTCGTTTGCAGATGAATTCCGCGCACCAGTCGACCGCGCGACGCCACTGGATTCGACTGGAAGTCTACCCTTGA